The following proteins are co-located in the Branchiostoma lanceolatum isolate klBraLanc5 chromosome 16, klBraLanc5.hap2, whole genome shotgun sequence genome:
- the LOC136421789 gene encoding LOW QUALITY PROTEIN: sodium leak channel NALCN-like (The sequence of the model RefSeq protein was modified relative to this genomic sequence to represent the inferred CDS: deleted 2 bases in 1 codon): protein MADFRPDENLTNGVDVQWVSKPWVRNLLRGCALLSVASVSMNTPATFQQLPQLCFLTFVLDIMLTLLYTTEMMGKMHFRGVLKGDNPYLKDHWCLFDATMVLCLWVSVVLQVFELSGYVEEFTPLSILRCPRPLIMIRTFRIYLKFQLPRARITTIVKKSSGQIWSVSIFLLFFLSLYGILGVQLFGELKYHCVTNGTQPGTVTLESLAVPDTYCSPHPGSGYSCPEGMECVDIQLKRSQRGYSGFDEFGSSVFTVYNAASQEGWVFIMYKTIDSFPEWRSVYFFSMIFFLAWLVKNVFIAVIVETFADIRVQFKEMWQFRGGPTTSSGIKIVQEQGTGWQLVALNTRCPRGLAPQVCQYVLQSSAFHVMMMLFVLTNAVVTATIQFDLHRDTEEYERYRDLVYAIEVGFTVLFDLEVVFKVWCVGLHGYWKRSLHKFELILAIGTTLHILPVFYCSQLTYFQVLRVVRLIKASPSLEDFCYKIFGPGKKLGSLVLFTMSLLVVASAVSLQLFCFIPTLKAFTTFPAALMSMFQILTQEGWVEVMDHTMWAVGETYAPLVAVYFILYHMFTAVIVVSLFVAVILDNLELDEDLKKLKQLKAREEVGTKHKLPLRLRVFEKFPNKPHMIKPSKLPADFPLPKIRQVDLCIDVSRSLILSHIHHCISQIYSIKCLLRWQEVFLDTLFDVSHLILYCSNVTSLTCEPVKYDRYCYCNSPQCKQHIKQSNKQETKKQQNTIVKVLFLSGRVMKQFMEWTATVRMLLRKRSTAQDTKALLSQAKKDKLEHGKLLTCPVQPRTINMREKKERVTEEIRKCNDIKQSSGLSVTPASTSPSLLGIQHQIRADRRSLRHNTNKDAKKALERMKDTSQDNPPTLGYRRDAKEMNIKLLHQKRQQAELKRKVQEEELRENHPYFDTPLFFLSENSKLRLICKAIVYAQYSKTVPTKGGLLTNRIHKLLGIVPYIDWVMIIITILSCVSMMFETPKQRISNTPSLQIAEYTFVISMSVELSLKILADGMFFTPKALIRDFGGVLDIFIYLVSLILLCWLPTSVPPRSGAQLLLIFRCLRPVRIFRLVPHMRRVVMELLKSWKEVAMVSILLLVLMFVFASFGVQLFAGKLARCNDPKIILKEKCVGTFWRGMHVTKLPIGQMDNHDHAPKMLVPRVWANPRNFNFDNIANAMLALFEVLSLEGWLEVRDIMVKQVGPYHGIYIHVFVFLGCMIGLTLFVGVVIANFYENKGSALLTVEQRRWVDLKKRLKIAQPLHLPPRPDGNGLRGKFYDITQHAVFKRFIALLVLANCSLLSVKWRVNADSTIPLATTSVVFTTLFLLEVTMKIIAMGLPGYWQSRRNRYDMFVTTLGVVWMAMHFSLQDEYSNTMGAVVIMLRFFSITGKHATLKMLLLTVVVSMLKSFFIIAGMFLLMLSYSLAGVVLFGSVKYGENLSRHANFSTAPKALSVLFRMITGEDWNKIMHDCMISPPICTVGRNYWETDCGNSTAALFFFCSFYIIIAYIMLNLLVAIILENFSLFYSGEEDALISYSDLHNFQITWSMVDINRRGVLPVRKVKFVLRLLRGRQEVDLEKDKLLFKHMIHELERLHNGEDVTFHEVLIMLAYRSVDISKCLQLEELLAREELEYVIEEEVAKQTIRSWLDKCLKRSRMKAQQQSNMITMLRANQWEDMRALLSPTSPVPADLQISRAASEEMSPREMDILARKASGGSPLMFHESWDDHQEGDKQRCVSQGRRLTPVSGGLVHRTSAIYPRISLGHRPNVTRRAPFYATSAIVSEVTDWWKNTHSQK from the exons ATGGCTGACTTTAGGCCAGACGAGAACCTGACCAATGGAGTGGATGTCCAGTGGGTCAGTAAACCATGGGTCCGAAACCTGCTCAGAG GCTGTGCTCTGCTGAGTGTGGCATCTGTCAGTATGAACACACCTGCGACCTTCCAGCAGCTGCCGCAGCTGTGTTTCCTGACCTTTGTGCTGGACATCATGTTAACTCTGCTCTACACAACAGAGATGATGGGCAAAATGCACTTCAGGGGAGTGCTGAAG GGTGACAACCCGTACCTGAAGGACCACTGGTGCCTGTTTGATGCCACCATGGTGCTGTGTCTGTGGGTGTCTGTGGTGCTGCAG GTGTTTGAACTGTCAGGTTATGTAGAAGAGTTCACCCCCCTCAGTATCCTGCGTTGTCCCAGACCTCTCATCATGATACGCACCTTCCGCATATACCTCAAGTTCCAGCTGCCAAGGGCAAGGATAACTACCATTGTCAA GAAATCCAGCGGTCAGATCTGGAGTGTGAGTATCTTCCTGCTGTTTTTCCTGTCCCTGTACGGCATCCTGGGAGTTCAGCTGTTTGGGGAGCTGAAGTATCACTGTGTCACCAACGGTACTCAACCAGG CACTGTGACCCTGGAGTCGTTGGCTGTTCCAGACACCTACTGCTCCCCCCACCCCGGCAGCGGCTACTCCTGTCCGGAGGGGATGGAGTGTGTGGACATCCAGCTCAAACGGTCGCAGAGGGGGTACAGTGGGTTTGATGAGTTCG GTTCCAGTGTGTTCACCGTGTACAACGCAGCCTCCCAGGAGGGATGGGTGTTCATCATGTACAAGACCATCGACAGCTTTCCTGAGTGGAGATCTGTCTACTTCTTCTCCATGATCTTCTTCCTTGCCTGGCTTGTAAAG AATGTCTTCATTGCTGTGATAGTGGAGACGTTTGCGGACATCAGGGTCCAGTTTAAGGAGATGTGGCAGTTCAGGGGCGGTCCTACTACATCTTCAGGGATTAAG ATTGTCCAGGAGCAGGGAACAGGCTGGCAGCTGGTTGCTCTGAATACAAGATGCCCGAGAGGTCTGGCACCACAG GTCTGCCAGTACGTCCTCCAGTCCTCAGCCTTCcatgtgatgatgatgcttTTTGTGTTGACCAACGCTGTGGTCACCGCTACCATACAGTTTGACTTGCATCGGGACACAGAGGAGTATGAGAGATACCGCGATCTGGTCTATGCTATAGAG GTGGGGTTTACAGTGCTGTTTGACCTTGAGGTGGTGTTTAAGGTGTGGTGCGTCGGTCTCCATGGTTACTGGAAACGATCGCTGCACAAGTTTGAGCTGATCCTGGCCATAGGGACGACTCTACACATCCTCCCTGTGTTCTACTGCTCACAACTCACATACTTCCAG GTGTTGCGTGTGGTGCGACTGATCAAGGCCTCGCCCAGTTTGGAGGACTTCTGTTATAAG ATCTTTGGTCCAGGGAAGAAGTTGGGCAGTCTGGTGCTGTTCACCATGAGTCTGTTAGTGGTGGCCTCGGCTGTCAGTCTACAACTCTTCTGTTTCATACCAACACTCAAGGCCTTCACCACATTCCCTGCT GCCCTGATGTCCATGTTCCAGATTCTCACACAGGAAGGTTGGGTGGAGGTTATGGACCATACCATGTGGGCTGTGGGGGAGACATATGCCCCTCTAGTGGCTGTCTACTTCATCCTGTATCACATGTTCACTGCAGTG ATTGTGGTGAGTTTGTTTGTGGCAGTTATCCTGGACAACCTGGAGCTGGATGAAGACCTGAAGAAACTCAAACAG CTGAAGGCAAGAGAAGAGGTTGGGACGAAGCACAAACTTCCTCTCAGACTTCGAGTCTTTGAGAAGTTCCC GAACAAGCCTCACATGATCAAGCCATCCAAGTTGCCAGCAGACTTTCCCCTGCCAAAAATCAGGCAAGTGGActtatgtatagatgtatcaaGAAGTTTAATTTTGTCACATATACATCATTGCATATCTCAAATCTATTCCATTAAATGTTTACTGAGATGGCAAGAAGTATTTCTAGACACTCTTTTTGATGTTTCTCATCTCATTTTGTATTGTTCTAACGTTACCTCTCTAACTTGTGAACCTGTAAAATATGAccgttactgttactgtaacagtccTCAGTGCAAACAACATATCaagcaatcaaacaaacaagaaacaaagaaacaacagaatACAATTGTGAAAGTTTTATTTCTTTCAGGGAGAGTT ATGAAACAGTTTATGGAGTGGACCGCTACTGTGAGAATGTTACTGAGGAAAAGGTCCACGGCTCAAGACACTAAGGCTCTGCTGTCTCAAGCCAAGAAGGACAAACTGGAACATGGAAAg TTGCTGACATGTCCTGTCCAGCCCAGGACTATAAACATGAGGGAGAAGAAGGAAAGAGTTACAGAAGAAATCAG GAAGTGTAATGACATTAAGCAGTCCTCAGGCTTGAGCGTAACGCCAGCATCCACCAGTCCAAGTCTCCTGGGAATACAACACCAAATAAGGGCAGACAGGAG ATCTTTGCGCCACAATACCAACAAAGATGCAAAGAAGGCACTGGAAAGAATGAAGGACACTAGCCAG gataACCCACCAACCCTCGGGTACCGTAGAGATGCAAAGGAGATGAACATTAAACTGTTACATCAGAAAAGACAACAGGCTGAGCTCAAGAG gAAAGTCCAAGAAGAGGAACTGAGGGAGAATCATCCATACTTTGACACGCCTCTGTTCTTTCTGTCGGAAAACTCCAAGTTAAGACTGATCTGCAAAGCCATTGTGTATGCACAGTATTCCAA GACTGTGCCAACCAAAGGTGGTCTGTTAACCAACAGAATACA TAAACTGCTGGGCATTGTGCCCTACATAGACTGGGTGATGATCATAATCACTATCCTGTCCTGTGTGTCAATGATGTTTGAAACTCCGAAACAACGAATCTCCAACACACCATCCCTACAG ATTGCTGAATACACATTTGTGATCAGTATGAGTGTGGAACTTTCATTGAAG ATCCTGGCTGATGGGATGTTCTTCACTCCGAAAGCTCTGATCAGAGACTTTGGGGGAGTACTGGACATTTTCATCTACTTG GTGAGTTTGATCCTGCTGTGCTGGCTTCCGACAAGTGTTCCACCCCGGTCTGGAGCCCAG ctgcTGCTGATATTCCGCTGCCTGCGTCCAGTGAGGATCTTCCGGCTGGTGCCACACATGAGGCGTGTTGTCATGGAGCTGCTCAAGAGCTGGAAGGAGGTGGCCATG GTATCCATCCTGCTTCTGGTCCTGATGTTTGTGTTTGCCAGTTTTGGGGTGCAGCTGTTTGCTGGGAAGCTAGCCAGGTGCAACGATCCAAAAATCATACTAAAG GAAAAATGTGTGGGAACATTCTGGAGAGGAATGCATGTAACGAAGCTGCCAATTGGTCAAATGGACAATCATGACCACGCTCCAAAAATGTTGGTCCCAAGAGTTTG GGCCAATCCCAGGAACTTTAACTTTGACAACATTGCCAATGCCATGCTGGCTCTGTTTGAGGTCCTGTCATTGGAGGGTTGGCTGGAGGTCCGGGACATCATGGTGAAACAAGTCGGGCCA TACCATGGCATCTACAtccatgtgtttgtgtttctcgGCTGTATGATCGGCCTCACACTGTTTGTGGGAGTCGTCATTGCAAACTTCTACGAGAACAAG GGATCTGCTCTGTTGACTGTGGAACAGAGACGTTGGGTGGACCTCAAGAAGCGTCTTAAGATTGCTCAGCCTCTGCATCTTCCTCCAAGGCCAG ATGGCAACGGACTACGTGGGAAATTTTACGACATTACTCAGCATGCTGTGTTTAAGAGGTTCATAGCCCTGCTGGTCTTGGCCAATTGCAGCCTCTTGTCTGTCAAG TGGCGAGTGAATGCAGACAGCACCATTCCACTGGCCACCACTTCTGTAGTCTTCACTACACTATTTCTGTTGGAG GTTACGATGAAGATCATTGCCATGGGCCTGCCTGGGTACTGGCAGAGCCGCCGTAACCGCTACGACATGTTTGTCACCACGCTGGGGGTCGTCTGGATGGCCATGCACTTCTCTCTACAG GATGAATACAGTAACACTATGGGAGCTGTGGTCATCATGCTGAGGTTCTTCTCCATCACTGGCAAACAT GCTACTCTGAAGATGCTTCTGCTGACAGTAGTGGTGAGCATGTTGAAGAGTTTCTTCATCATTGCTGGGATGTTCCTGCTGATGCTGAGTTACTCCCTGGCTGGGGTGGTTCTCTTTGGCAGTGTCAAGTATGGAGAGAACCTAAGCAG ACATGCCAACTTCTCCACCGCACCCAAGGCTCTGTCCGTGCTGTTCCGTATGATCACTGGAGAGGACTGGAACAAAATCATGCACGACTGTATG ATCAGCCCTCCTATCTGCACGGTTGGTAGGAACTACTGGGAGACCGACTGTGGCAACTCAACAGCTGCACTGTTCTTCTTCTGTTCCTTCTACATCATCATCGCTTACATCATGCTCAACCTGCTGGTCG CGATTATCCTGGAGAACTTTTCCCTGTTCTACTCTGGAGAGGAAGATGCCCTGATCAGTTACAGCGACCTGCACAACTTCCAGATCACTTGGAGTATGGTCGATATCAACAGACGG GGCGTGCTCCCAGTGCGCAAGGTCAAGTTTGTTCTACGGCTGCTCAGG GGTCGTCAAGAGGTTGACCTTGAGAAAGACAAGCTGCTGTTCAAACACATGATCCATGAACTTGAGCGGCTTCACAATGGGGAGGATGTCACGTTTCACGAGGTTCTCAT CATGCTAGCCTACCGTTCAGTGGACATCTCCAAGTGTCTGCAGCTAGAGGAGCTGCTGGCCAGAGAGGAGCTGGAGTATGTTATCGAGGAGGAGGTGGCCAAACAGACAATCCGCAGCTGGCTGGACAAGTGTCTGAAGAGGTCCAGAATG AAAGCGCAGCAGCAGTCGAACATGATCACCATGCTGCGGGCTAACCAATGGGAGGACATGCGGGCGCTGCTCAGTCCAACGTCTCCCGTGCCCGCCGACCTGCAGATCTCACGCGCCGCGTCCGAGGAGATGTCGCCGCGGGAGATGGACATCCTGGCGAGGAAGGCTTCGGGAGGGAGTCCTCTCATGTTTCATGAG TCCTGGGATGATCATCAAGAGGGGGACAAGCAGAGATGTGTGTCCCAGGGCAGGCGTCTGACTCCAG TGAGTGGAGGTCTGGTCCACCGAACATCGGCTATCTACCCCCGCATCAGTCTGGGACACCGACCAAATGTCACCCGGCGGGCGCCGTTCTACGCGACATCAGCCATCGTGTCAGAGGTCACCGACTGGTGGAAAAACACTCACAGTCAGAAGTAA